A region of Lycium barbarum isolate Lr01 chromosome 1, ASM1917538v2, whole genome shotgun sequence DNA encodes the following proteins:
- the LOC132623143 gene encoding VQ motif-containing protein 20: MNHAQFYDHAKVDQVVINNNSNNNNNNVYSPLKINKASHFIKKSSSNSLSSSSSSSSLYNGVAPTTPTTIPHQQPRHPVIIYTHSPKVIHTHPRDFMALVQKLTGLSPEDDHSSPSHPARPIPQHPKSEPINEEEDLTCDPESCLGDILRSDQENIYHNNITNNINNKCEILANDDNESTSVVTDESNGSFSVGDNSSASCYAPPPPIFDLANINDNKDINSGISNYNYNNNLSDPPGFFDSNLAPFDPSPITNSPDLFFSDQQFCNYTDSLFFMPSMRNSFSSSSSESIKELPDF; this comes from the coding sequence ATGAACCATGCACAATTCTATGATCATGCAAAGGTTGATCAAGTCGTgatcaacaacaatagcaacaacaacaacaataatgtcTATTCTCCTTTGAAGATCAATAAGGCATCTCATTTCATCAAGAAATCATCATCAAATTCATTATCATCTTCTTCCTCTTCGTCCTCCCTGTATAACGGGGTAGCGCCCACCACCCCTACCACCATCCCACATCAGCAGCCACGTCATCCGGTCATCATCTACACGCATTCTCCAAAAGTCATCCACACGCATCCACGCGACTTCATGGCATTGGTCCAAAAACTCACCGGCCTCTCTCCTGAGGACGACCACTCATCGCCTTCTCATCCTGCTCGACCGATACCTCAACATCCCAAATCCGAGCCAATAAACGAGGAGGAGGACCTCACCTGTGATCCAGAAAGCTGTCTTGGAGATATCCTCCGATCTGATCAAGAAAATATTTATCATAATAACATTacaaataatattaataataaatgTGAGATTTTGGCAAATGATGACAATGAGTCCACTTCGGTTGTCACGGATGAAAGTAACGGTAGCTTCAGTGTAGGAGATAATTCGTCAGCTTCTTGTTATGCTCCGCCTCCTCCAATTTTTGACCTAGCTAATATTAATGATAATAAAGATATAAATAGTGGTATTAGTAATTATAATTACAATAATAATCTTAGTGATCCTCCAGGTTTCTTTGATAGTAATCTAGCACCTTTTGATCCTAGTCCAATTACTAATTCTCCAGATTTGTTTTTCTCAGATCAGCAATTTTGTAACTACACGGATTCTTTGTTTTTTATGCCTAGTATGAGAAACTCCTTTTCTTCTTCCTCATCAGAAAGTATTAAGGAGCTTCCAGATTTTTGA
- the LOC132623215 gene encoding NAC domain-containing protein 20-like translates to MVSASVLPSLEEISSNIMDQENLPPGFRFHPTDEELITYYLSNKVSDFTFTSRAIADVDLNKSEPWDLPAKASMGEKEWYFFSLKDRKYPTGLRTNRATEAGYWKTTGKDKEIYRGGSVLVGMKKTLVFYRGRAPKGEKTNWVMHEYRLETKLGFKPSKEEWVVCRVFHKNSTAKKPQPTSSSQQSDQESPNCDTYTLANEFGDNIDLPSFNGANIPLQNYTNHENMNIMNLTSTSTLPLLPAAWSSNLLSSNNLPSVNSLLLRALQYRGNYNHQPRDNQATITSTGYPFNIQSQGTISHFGIDFNPLEGPSSSVVLDPLQQQQPQEQSYKLNSNIWE, encoded by the exons ATGGTCTCTGCATCCGTACTTCCCTCTCTTGAAGAAATATCCAGCAATATAATGGATCAGGAAAATCTACCTCCAGGGTTTAGGTTCCATCCAACTGATGAAGAATTAATCACATATTATCTAAGTAACAAGGTTTCTGATTTCACCTTCACTTCTAGAGCCATTGCTGATGTTGATCTCAACAAGTCTGAGCCTTGGGATCTCCCAG CTAAAGCATCAATGGGAGAAaaagaatggtacttcttcagcctTAAAGATCGCAAGTATCCAACGGGCCTTCGCACTAACCGGGCTACAGAAGCAGGCTACTGGAAAACAACAGGCAAAGATAAGGAGATTTATCGTGGTGGATCAGTCCTTGTTGGAATGAAGAAAACTTTGGTTTTCTACAGAGGGAGAGCTCCTAAGGGTGAAAAAACCAATTGGGTTATGCATGAGTATAGGCTAGAAACCAAGCTTGGTTTCAAACCTTCTAAG GAGGAATGGGTAGTTTGTAGGGTGTTCCACAAAAACTCAACTGCGAAGAAACCACAACCAACATCATCATCCCAACAATCTGATCAAGAGTCTCCTAATTGTGACACTTACACATTAGCAAATGAGTTTGGGGATAATATTGACCTACCAAGTTTCAACGGCGCCAATATTCCTTTACAGAATTACACCAATCATGAGAACATGAATATCATGAACTTGACAAGCACTAGTACTCTTCCATTACTACCTGCAGCTTGGTCTTCTAACCTGCTAAGCTCAAATAATCTTCCATCAGTGAATTCTTTGCTTCTTAGGGCATTACAATATAGGGGTAATTATAATCATCAGCCAAGAGATAATCAAGCTACAATTACTAGTACCGGTTACCCGTTTAATATTCAATCACAAGGTACTATTTCTCATTTTGGGATTGATTTTAACCCATTGGAGGGGCCTTCTTCCTCTGTTGTACTAGATCCTCTTCAGCAACAACAGCCACAGGAGCAATCATACAAATTGAACTCAAATATTTGGGAGTAA